In one Macaca nemestrina isolate mMacNem1 chromosome 2, mMacNem.hap1, whole genome shotgun sequence genomic region, the following are encoded:
- the LOC105469951 gene encoding proline-rich protein 23A, with protein sequence MGSRPRSPSACPAPWWGQQPGGPGPAKRLRLEEPAGPEPRVTPSLEDPVGIPAVGAVISVVVLATGCALRVPLDTVDLVLELPPTSILRVSLGGHILILIPEVLLSSVDECSGAQGDSSAGLEVDVFLGALREDVVVEQEVFCASVPEIAAQEEAYEEEAGPEFPELRMDSPTGSAAGLYPFASGVFSLYREGPIPGPCALAPNPSSERLSPRPIFDPEFHLLEPVPSSPLQPLPPSPRVGSPGPHARPPLPERPPCKARRRLFQE encoded by the coding sequence ATGGGCAGCCGGCCCCGCAGCCCCAGCGCCTGCCCTGCGCCCTGGTGGGGGCAGCAGCCAGGAGGACCAGGCCCTGCCAAACGTCTCCGACTGGAGGAGCCCGCGGGTCCCGAACCCCGCGTGACGCCCAGCCTGGAAGACCCGGTGGGGATCCCGGCCGTGGGCGCGGTCATCTCCGTGGTGGTCCTGGCCACAGGCTGTGCCCTGCGTGTGCCCCTGGACACCGTCGACCTGGTGCTGGAGCTCCCGCCGACATCGATCCTGCGAGTGTCTCTCGGTGGACACATCCTCATCCTGATCCCCGAGGTCCTCCTGAGCTCCGTTGACGAATGCTCAGGAGCGCAGGGCGACTCGTCTGCCGGCCTGGAAGTGGACGTTTTCCTGGGCGCTCTCAGAGAGGACGTCGTCGTCGAGCAGGAAGTCTTCTGCGCATCTGTCCCAGAGATCGCCGCCCAGGAAGAGGCCTACGAGGAGGAGGCGGGCCCCGAGTTCCCGGAGCTCCGGATGGACTCCCCAACCGGCTCAGCCGCTGGGCTATACCCCTTCGCTAGTGGTGTGTTCAGTCTCTACCGGGAGGGCCCCATTCCAGGGCCCTGTGCTCTGGCCCCCAACCCCAGTTCAGAGAGACTCTCTCCACGCCCCATCTTCGACCCAGAATTCCACCTTCTGGAGCCTGTCCCCAGCTCACCTctccaacctctacctccctctCCGCGCGTGGGGAGTCCAGGTCCCCATGCGCGCCCACCTCTCCCGGAACGCCCTCCGTGCAAGGCCCGCAGACGACTGTTCCAGGAATGA